The Pseudomonas azotoformans genome has a segment encoding these proteins:
- a CDS encoding DUF3995 domain-containing protein — translation MSFVVARWIVGIFTFISMVHLYWAAGGKLGFQAAIPQLPGEFARGPKPAFKPSALATFLVAMGLVGIALMVCLRAGLYFSAVSHGALQWGISAIAVVMFARAIGDSELVGFFKKVGGSRFARLDTYFYSPLCLVLGAGLLVVAWG, via the coding sequence TCAGCATGGTGCATTTGTACTGGGCTGCCGGAGGCAAACTCGGCTTCCAGGCCGCCATTCCCCAATTGCCCGGCGAATTCGCTCGCGGGCCGAAACCAGCGTTCAAACCCTCCGCGCTGGCTACGTTTCTGGTTGCCATGGGGTTGGTGGGGATTGCACTGATGGTGTGCTTGCGGGCTGGGCTGTATTTCTCGGCAGTGTCTCATGGGGCGTTGCAGTGGGGGATCAGTGCGATTGCGGTGGTGATGTTTGCCAGGGCGATTGGGGATTCGGAGTTGGTGGGGTTTTTCAAGAAGGTCGGTGGGTCGCGGTTTGCGCGGTTGGATACGTATTTTTATTCGCCGTTGTGCCTGGTGTTGGGGGCGGGGTTGTTGGTGGTGGCGTGGGGGTAA
- a CDS encoding TIGR00730 family Rossman fold protein, producing MRSLTVFCGSNFGTHPRYSEDAKALGREIARRGIRLVYGGSAKGLMGVIADSALAEGGEVIGVITRLLHELGHMHPGLSAYEITEDMRSRKARMSELADGFIALPGGLGTFEELLEAMTLTQLGEHHKGVACLNTAQFFAPLRGLFAHGVKEGFIKAEHSQMLIVEDHPGALLDALGRWQAPVVDKWIEPAKR from the coding sequence ATGCGCAGTCTCACGGTATTTTGCGGCTCCAACTTCGGCACCCACCCTCGCTACAGTGAAGACGCCAAAGCCCTGGGCCGTGAAATCGCCCGGCGCGGTATTCGCCTGGTCTACGGCGGCAGCGCCAAAGGCTTGATGGGCGTGATTGCCGATAGCGCACTGGCCGAGGGTGGCGAAGTGATCGGCGTCATCACCCGATTGCTGCATGAGCTCGGGCACATGCATCCAGGGCTCAGCGCCTATGAAATCACCGAAGACATGCGCAGCCGCAAAGCGCGCATGAGCGAACTGGCCGATGGGTTTATCGCCCTGCCCGGTGGCCTCGGCACCTTCGAGGAGTTGTTGGAAGCGATGACCTTGACGCAGCTTGGCGAACACCACAAAGGCGTGGCCTGCCTGAATACCGCACAGTTCTTCGCGCCGCTGCGGGGCCTGTTCGCGCACGGCGTAAAGGAAGGCTTCATCAAGGCCGAGCACAGCCAGATGCTGATCGTCGAAGACCACCCCGGCGCCCTGCTCGATGCCCTTGGGCGGTGGCAGGCGCCGGTGGTCGACAAATGGATCGAGCCCGCTAAGCGCTAG
- the pdxR gene encoding MocR-like pyridoxine biosynthesis transcription factor PdxR codes for MHTLPPLDPTSAEPIYRQLYWRFRNAIAESLLKPGERVPSARALAKELGLARGTIDSTYALLTAEGYLEARGQAGTVVAHGIQSAQPTPVVITPYNAVRQQSHVLPFQMGLPALDAFPRKIWSKIAARCVRATQLADMAHPPVYGLPSLRTAIASYLQVARGIHCSPEQIFVTSGYRNTLSLVTHALLSPGDAVLVEDPGYLPTRPLLDHLQIKSIPVPVDQDGLCVQHLSAARAVVVTPAHQSPLCVSLSLPRRLELLDWARRELAWIIEDDYDGEYRYVSRPLPALKSLDREGRVLYAGTFSKVLFPGIRLAYLVVPVSQVGRFEQVSQSFLGNCPELTQAIVASFIAEGHFARHIQRMRKLYGERREATANGLRKVLGAHISIDAQPGGMHLILRFKTPQSDRLLVQKLASVGLFAEALSEWNVVQHSGPGLLLGFANIDSQASAEALGRRILECWVA; via the coding sequence ATGCACACCCTACCCCCGTTGGACCCTACCTCGGCCGAGCCGATCTACCGCCAGCTTTACTGGCGTTTTCGCAATGCCATCGCCGAAAGCCTGCTCAAGCCCGGCGAGCGCGTCCCGTCAGCGCGGGCACTGGCCAAGGAGTTGGGGCTCGCGCGCGGCACCATCGACAGCACCTACGCATTGCTGACCGCCGAGGGTTACCTTGAGGCTCGCGGCCAGGCGGGCACGGTGGTGGCGCACGGCATCCAGAGCGCCCAGCCTACGCCCGTGGTCATTACGCCCTACAACGCCGTGCGACAACAGTCACACGTACTGCCCTTCCAGATGGGCCTGCCGGCGCTGGACGCTTTCCCGCGCAAAATCTGGTCGAAAATTGCCGCCCGTTGCGTGCGCGCCACGCAACTGGCGGACATGGCCCACCCGCCGGTCTACGGCCTGCCTTCGCTGCGCACCGCTATCGCCAGTTACTTGCAGGTGGCGCGGGGAATCCATTGCTCGCCGGAGCAGATCTTCGTCACGTCGGGCTACCGCAACACGCTGAGCCTGGTCACCCATGCGTTGCTGTCACCCGGCGACGCGGTGCTGGTGGAAGACCCAGGTTATCTGCCCACGCGACCCTTGCTGGACCATTTGCAGATCAAGTCCATCCCTGTGCCGGTGGATCAGGACGGCCTCTGCGTACAGCACCTCAGCGCTGCCCGCGCCGTGGTCGTCACCCCAGCCCATCAAAGCCCGCTGTGTGTGTCGCTGTCGCTGCCGCGTCGCCTGGAACTGCTGGACTGGGCCCGCCGTGAACTCGCCTGGATCATCGAGGACGACTACGACGGTGAGTACCGTTACGTCAGCCGCCCTCTACCAGCGCTCAAGAGCCTGGACCGTGAGGGCCGGGTGCTTTACGCGGGCACCTTCAGCAAAGTGCTGTTCCCCGGCATTCGCCTGGCGTATCTGGTGGTGCCCGTTTCCCAGGTCGGGCGTTTCGAACAGGTCAGCCAGAGCTTCCTCGGCAACTGCCCGGAACTGACCCAGGCCATCGTCGCCAGTTTTATTGCCGAAGGGCATTTCGCCCGGCACATCCAGCGCATGCGCAAGCTGTACGGCGAGCGCCGCGAAGCCACCGCCAACGGGTTGCGCAAGGTATTGGGCGCGCATATTTCCATTGATGCACAACCTGGCGGGATGCACCTGATCCTGCGGTTCAAGACCCCGCAATCAGACCGCCTGCTGGTGCAGAAACTGGCGAGCGTCGGTCTCTTCGCAGAAGCCTTGAGTGAATGGAATGTCGTGCAGCACAGCGGTCCCGGCCTGCTGTTGGGATTTGCCAACATCGATTCCCAGGCCAGCGCTGAAGCATTGGGCCGGCGCATCCTGGAATGCTGGGTGGCCTAG
- a CDS encoding carboxymuconolactone decarboxylase family protein produces MTTRLDYTQASPEGYKAFGGVYVYLQNSGLPKALIDLVYLRVSQINGCAFCIDMHSRDLLKQGLAVDKLVLVPVWHDARDVFTARERIALAFAEAVTRSDVSDAEYAAAAAEFSAKELADLTYGIALMNAFNRLGITFRTTPAAAN; encoded by the coding sequence ATGACCACTCGCCTCGATTACACCCAAGCATCCCCGGAAGGCTACAAGGCTTTCGGTGGCGTCTATGTCTACCTGCAAAACAGCGGCTTGCCCAAGGCGTTGATCGACCTGGTCTACCTGCGTGTCTCGCAGATCAATGGCTGCGCCTTCTGCATCGACATGCACTCGCGTGACCTGCTCAAGCAAGGCCTGGCCGTGGACAAGCTGGTACTGGTGCCGGTGTGGCACGACGCACGGGATGTGTTCACCGCCCGTGAACGCATCGCCCTGGCTTTCGCTGAAGCGGTCACCCGCAGCGACGTCTCGGATGCAGAGTACGCAGCGGCCGCCGCCGAGTTCAGCGCCAAGGAGCTGGCCGACCTGACTTACGGCATTGCCTTGATGAACGCCTTCAACCGACTGGGCATCACCTTTCGCACCACGCCGGCTGCGGCTAACTGA
- a CDS encoding LysR family transcriptional regulator, translating to MNLKALEYCVEIARQGSFTKAAQALHVAQPALSMAVSRLEDELGVALFNRATRQISVTAEGQLFLARAEACLEGLAGARRELQDLTQLHSGEIRVGVPPMYGIRHIPDLLMQFRARYPGIAMHVVEGSADDISERLATRDIDVALLESRRVDPAWESVLLGSDEMVLCMAQDHPLAGNSSIAAQRLQHEPMLVFDNTFLQRHLLDAFCSNARVRFNIALESNFVPLVITATRNGMGVSTLLRSVQEQEPGLAGVSFEPAQFMHFNLCWRASEYLSQANRRFIETAKVYFQEDASSPLSR from the coding sequence ATGAACCTGAAAGCGCTGGAGTACTGCGTCGAAATCGCCCGCCAAGGCAGCTTCACCAAAGCCGCCCAAGCGTTGCACGTGGCACAGCCGGCGCTGAGCATGGCGGTGAGCCGATTGGAGGATGAGCTGGGTGTGGCCCTGTTCAACCGCGCGACGCGGCAGATCAGCGTGACTGCCGAAGGCCAGTTGTTCCTGGCACGCGCCGAGGCGTGTCTTGAAGGCTTGGCCGGTGCCCGCCGTGAATTGCAGGACCTGACCCAACTGCACAGCGGCGAAATCCGCGTGGGCGTACCGCCCATGTACGGCATCCGCCATATTCCCGACCTGCTGATGCAATTTCGCGCCCGGTACCCCGGCATTGCCATGCATGTGGTGGAAGGCAGCGCCGATGACATCAGCGAACGCCTGGCCACTCGGGATATCGATGTGGCGTTGTTGGAGTCGCGACGGGTGGATCCGGCGTGGGAGTCGGTGCTGCTCGGCAGTGATGAGATGGTGTTGTGCATGGCCCAGGATCACCCACTGGCGGGCAACTCGTCCATTGCGGCGCAGCGGCTGCAACACGAACCGATGCTGGTGTTCGACAACACCTTCCTGCAACGCCATCTGCTGGACGCCTTTTGCAGCAACGCCCGAGTGCGTTTCAACATCGCGCTGGAAAGCAACTTCGTGCCGCTGGTGATTACCGCCACGCGCAACGGCATGGGCGTGTCCACCTTACTGCGGTCGGTGCAGGAGCAAGAGCCAGGGTTGGCCGGCGTGTCATTCGAGCCGGCGCAGTTCATGCACTTCAACTTGTGCTGGCGCGCTAGCGAATACCTGTCCCAGGCCAATCGGCGGTTCATTGAAACGGCGAAGGTGTATTTCCAGGAGGACGCCAGCTCGCCGCTGTCACGTTAA